In Arcanobacterium canis, the sequence CAGCGAATTTGTTGAGAAGCCTGACCAAACCACTGCTCAGCATTATGTGGACAGTGGTGAATATGTGTGGAACGCAGGAATATTCGTTGCGCGTGCACACGTGCTACTTGATGCGCTCAAGAAATATCGCCCGCATCTCGCTCACGGTATTGACCAGATTGTCAAGGCGTGGGGTGATGATGAAACCTTCCTCGCCCAATGGAATAGCCTTGAGAAGATTGCCATTGACCATGCGATCGCTGAGCCTCTCGCTCGTGAGGGTGGTGTTGCGGTCGTTCCTGCGCAGATGGGGTGGTCAGATGTGGGTGATTACTCATCTCTATACGCTATGGTAGACGGCCATATAGGGGTATCTCGCGGTGGGCAACCACAAGATGTTGTGGCCGTAGATTCGCCAGGAAGTCTTGTTTTCACACATTCGAAACCAATAGTTGTCGCGGGCGTTAAACGTGCTATCATCATAGAGACGCAAGACACGATCTTCGTGACTTGCAATGAGTACGCACAGAACGTCAAGAATGTTCCGGATGCGCTTGAACAAGCGGGCCGGGGCGATCTTCGTTAGGGCTGCGGGTACTCCAGGAATTCAAAGGCGAATGAACGTTTCTATAGTTCAATCCTGAAGAAGCATTTTTGCGTGACGCAGGATACTATGGAGACAACCGAATTTGCCCCGGGCAATGCGGGGCACGGATCATAGGGAGACCCACGTGAAATCAAAGTTGACTTCTCTTCTCGCGGTTGCTGCATCGGCAACCCTCCTCCTCAGCGCTTGTGGCGGCGCATCTACCGGTAAGAACGCAAAGGGCGGCGACGCATCTAATTTCAAGGCCTGCCTTGTTTCTGATGCTGGCGGCTGGGACGATCACTCCTTCAATGAGTCCGCATTCGTCGGTTTAAAGCAGGCTGAGAAGGATCTGAAGGTTCAAATCAACACTGCTGAATCTAAGCAGTCCACCGATTACAAGCCGAACGTTGAGAAGATGGTCGACGACGGTTGCAAGATGATCATCGGCGTTGGCTTCAACCTCAATGACGCCATCCTCAAGGTTGCTCAGAGCACCAAGGATCTCGAGTTTGGCCTGATCGATTCTGTCTTCACTGAAGGTGGTAAGCCGGTTGAGATTGATAACGGCCGTCCGCTGCTGTTCAATACTCAGGAAGCTGCTTACCTTGCTGGCTACGTTGCAGCAGGCATGACCAAGACCGGCAAGGTTGCGACCTTCGGCGGTATCCAGATTCCGTCCGTGACGATCTTCATGGACGGTTTTGCTGACGGTGTTAAGGCATACAATAAGGACGCGGGCAAGGATGTTCAGCTCCTGGGTTGGGACAAGGACGCTCAGAAGGGCGCCTTCACCAACTCCTTCGATGATCAGAACAAGGGCAAGCAGCAGACTCAGCAGTTCCTTGATCAGGGTGCTGACATTGTGATGCCAGTGGCAGGGCCGGTTGGTCTCGGTGCGGCAGCAGCTGTGAAGGCCAAGGCTGGCGCTATGTTCGTCGGTGTTGACTCCGACTGGTTCGAGGCTGTTCCGGACTACAAGGACATCGTTTTGACCTCGGTGAAGAAGGAAATCGCAGCTTCCGTGGTTGACACCGTGAAGCAGGGTGTTGATGGCAAGTTCTCCAACGCTCCGTACATCGGCGACCTCAAGAACGGTGGCGTCTCGCTCGCTCCGTTCCACGATTTCGATTCCAAGGTTCCTGCGGATCTGAAGGCAAAGGTCAAGGAGCTCGAAGAGAAGATCAAGTCGGGTGAACTCAAGATTGAGTCGCCGGCCGCGAACAAGAAGTAATTAGTTCCCTAGCTTGGGAATCAACGTTGGGGCCCAGCCAGTGGCTGGGCCCCAACATCTGAAATGACATGAAGGCGGAGAGCAATGAAGCTTGAACTGAGAGGAATCACGAAGCGATTCGGTTCCCTCGTCGCCAATGACTCGATCAATTTGGAGATCGGGGAGGGGCGTATCCACGCTCTGCTTGGCGAGAATGGCGCGGGTAAGTCCACCCTGATGAATGTGCTGTACGGCTTGTATGAGCCTGACGGTGGCGA encodes:
- a CDS encoding BMP family lipoprotein translates to MKSKLTSLLAVAASATLLLSACGGASTGKNAKGGDASNFKACLVSDAGGWDDHSFNESAFVGLKQAEKDLKVQINTAESKQSTDYKPNVEKMVDDGCKMIIGVGFNLNDAILKVAQSTKDLEFGLIDSVFTEGGKPVEIDNGRPLLFNTQEAAYLAGYVAAGMTKTGKVATFGGIQIPSVTIFMDGFADGVKAYNKDAGKDVQLLGWDKDAQKGAFTNSFDDQNKGKQQTQQFLDQGADIVMPVAGPVGLGAAAAVKAKAGAMFVGVDSDWFEAVPDYKDIVLTSVKKEIAASVVDTVKQGVDGKFSNAPYIGDLKNGGVSLAPFHDFDSKVPADLKAKVKELEEKIKSGELKIESPAANKK
- a CDS encoding mannose-1-phosphate guanylyltransferase, producing MSFHAIIPAGGAGTRLWPLSRAKFPKFLVDLTGSGHSMLQDTVMRLSPLAATTTVVTGVAHESAVRVQLDALNGESGECDVIAEPSARNSMPAIALAAAVIAQRDPDAVIGSFAADHAIENDDAFREAVRCAIGAAERGYVVTIGITPHSPATGFGYIHEGDEIAPGVRAVSEFVEKPDQTTAQHYVDSGEYVWNAGIFVARAHVLLDALKKYRPHLAHGIDQIVKAWGDDETFLAQWNSLEKIAIDHAIAEPLAREGGVAVVPAQMGWSDVGDYSSLYAMVDGHIGVSRGGQPQDVVAVDSPGSLVFTHSKPIVVAGVKRAIIIETQDTIFVTCNEYAQNVKNVPDALEQAGRGDLR